One part of the Gemmatimonadaceae bacterium genome encodes these proteins:
- a CDS encoding chemotaxis response regulator protein-glutamate methylesterase, producing the protein MSFKRRVLVVDDSAFMRRLISQILEESGEFEVAGVARDGNEALSLVHALNPDIITLDVDMPELDGLGALGYIMSEAPRPVVMLSAGTTKGGQAATLRALELGAVDFVLKPSGAISLDLATIAPRLLDALRAAAAANPVGLRQLQRRTPIFVERVAPAGPPASSAVVIAASTGGPRALAAIVPHLPRAIPAAVLIVQHMPRGFTKSFAQRLDSMCPIRIAEAEEGESVVHGRVYVAPGGQHMTVRDDGAGPIIALDERPAVWGVRPAADLLFHSAVQVFGSSVLAVVLTGMGRDSADGTRAIRAAGGRAVIQDRETATIFGMPGAALQLAGADCIAPLPEIGRVIGRMVMEEVGHVP; encoded by the coding sequence GTGTCCTTTAAGCGCCGCGTCCTCGTCGTCGACGACAGCGCCTTCATGCGGCGGCTGATCTCGCAGATCCTCGAGGAATCGGGGGAATTCGAGGTCGCCGGCGTCGCGCGCGACGGCAACGAAGCGTTGTCGCTCGTGCACGCGCTCAATCCGGACATCATCACGCTCGACGTGGACATGCCGGAGCTCGACGGGCTCGGCGCGCTCGGCTACATCATGAGCGAAGCGCCGCGTCCTGTCGTGATGCTGAGCGCCGGAACGACCAAGGGCGGGCAAGCCGCGACGCTCCGCGCTCTCGAGCTCGGAGCGGTGGATTTCGTGCTCAAGCCCTCCGGCGCGATCAGCCTCGATCTCGCGACGATCGCGCCCCGGTTGCTCGACGCGCTCCGCGCCGCCGCCGCCGCGAACCCCGTCGGATTGCGCCAGCTCCAGCGGCGCACGCCGATCTTCGTGGAGCGCGTCGCGCCGGCCGGCCCGCCGGCGTCGAGCGCGGTGGTGATCGCGGCCTCCACGGGAGGACCGCGCGCACTCGCCGCCATCGTGCCCCATCTGCCGCGGGCGATTCCGGCGGCGGTGCTCATCGTGCAGCACATGCCGCGCGGATTCACGAAGAGCTTCGCGCAGCGGCTCGACTCGATGTGTCCGATCCGTATCGCCGAGGCCGAGGAAGGGGAGTCGGTCGTGCATGGGCGTGTGTACGTCGCGCCGGGCGGACAGCACATGACCGTCCGCGACGACGGCGCGGGTCCCATCATCGCCCTCGACGAGAGGCCCGCCGTCTGGGGTGTGCGCCCCGCGGCGGATCTGCTCTTTCACTCGGCCGTGCAAGTGTTCGGATCCTCGGTGCTGGCCGTGGTGCTCACCGGCATGGGGCGCGACTCCGCCGACGGAACTCGCGCCATTCGCGCCGCGGGCGGCCGGGCCGTGATTCAGGATCGCGAGACCGCGACGATCTTCGGGATGCCGGGTGCCGCGCTGCAGCTCGCGGGGGCCGATTGCATCGCGCCGCTGCCGGAAATCGGGCGGGTCATCGGCCGCATGGTGATGGAGGAGGTCGGCCATGTTCCGTGA
- a CDS encoding chemotaxis protein CheD (catalyzes the conversion of glutamine residues to glutamate on methyl-accepting chemotaxis receptors), with translation MIADSYELRVKVADYAVAADGLITTVGLGSCVAIALYDSVARVGGLAHVLLPDQAMSRDRSNPAKFPATAVPLLVEHMQKLGAMPIRIRAKIAGGASMFSNFSSAGGGGINIGERNVAAVREALASRRIEIVGEDVGSDHGRSVYFHLADGRLEVRSVRKGSRVL, from the coding sequence ATGATCGCCGATTCCTACGAGCTGCGGGTGAAGGTCGCCGACTACGCGGTGGCCGCCGACGGCCTGATCACGACCGTCGGGTTGGGCTCGTGCGTCGCCATCGCGCTCTACGACTCGGTGGCGCGCGTCGGCGGGCTCGCGCACGTCCTGCTGCCCGACCAGGCCATGTCCCGCGACCGGTCGAACCCGGCGAAGTTCCCGGCCACGGCCGTTCCGCTCCTGGTCGAGCACATGCAGAAGCTCGGCGCCATGCCGATTCGCATCCGCGCGAAGATCGCCGGCGGCGCCAGCATGTTCAGCAATTTCTCATCGGCCGGCGGGGGGGGGATCAACATCGGCGAGCGGAATGTCGCCGCCGTGCGCGAGGCGCTCGCGTCGCGCCGCATCGAGATCGTCGGCGAAGACGTGGGAAGCGACCACGGTCGCAGCGTCTACTTCCACCTCGCCGACGGCCGACTCGAGGTGCGGTCGGTGCGAAAGGGGTCGCGTGTCCTTTAA
- a CDS encoding chemotaxis protein CheW produces MKTSGTAFGAAGGVKLVIFQLGVDLFAADVLAVDRVLRYSPPNSVPDVPKWVEGVTEHRGEVIPVIDLRRRIELAEATITPETRTLVLNTSNGRVGAIVDAVLEVAVVPAESMSPPPALLKGVATDVVRAVTKVRDQLVVVLDVDRVMWNADRIVVEHASQDWGVGDAAVD; encoded by the coding sequence ATGAAGACCAGCGGAACCGCATTTGGCGCGGCCGGCGGAGTGAAGCTCGTGATCTTCCAGCTCGGCGTCGACCTTTTCGCCGCCGACGTGTTGGCGGTGGATCGCGTTCTGCGCTATTCGCCGCCGAACAGTGTGCCTGACGTCCCGAAGTGGGTCGAGGGCGTCACCGAACATCGCGGCGAAGTGATCCCGGTGATCGACCTGCGCCGCCGCATCGAACTGGCCGAAGCCACGATCACGCCGGAGACGCGCACGCTCGTGCTGAACACGAGCAACGGGCGCGTCGGGGCGATCGTGGACGCCGTGCTCGAGGTGGCGGTCGTACCGGCGGAGTCGATGTCGCCGCCGCCGGCGCTCCTCAAGGGAGTGGCGACCGACGTCGTGCGCGCCGTCACGAAGGTGCGCGACCAACTCGTTGTCGTGCTCGACGTGGATCGCGTGATGTGGAACGCCGACCGCATCGTTGTCGAACACGCGTCGCAGGACTGGGGCGTGGGGGATGCCGCGGTTGACTGA
- a CDS encoding tetratricopeptide repeat protein — protein MPRLTEAVMDGLRARRALLDARLEEPDAGAKLDALKADIGALFKTIDQEYRELGALRDEVLALVEKWKGVRANTAAVAPHLDGAKPAAVHSDHLGASTFIEKGWHKISAGEYAEADTMLTKALELSPGDPQAESLLGWSLMLQDRYDDALVSFQRVLVREPINALARVNLGYICLKKRIFGEAIEHLSRAIRLDNDKKATLYAHFYLGLVYLEREMFEDAQTFFQKTLILGPNLIEAYFELGRAYWFNSQRDKATSTWQAGFAANKFNPWGKRCVEAIETVAAGGVP, from the coding sequence ATGCCGCGGTTGACTGAAGCGGTGATGGATGGGCTGCGCGCGCGACGCGCGCTGCTCGACGCGCGACTCGAGGAACCGGACGCCGGCGCGAAGCTCGATGCGCTCAAGGCGGACATCGGCGCGTTGTTCAAGACCATCGACCAGGAGTACCGCGAGCTCGGCGCGCTCCGCGACGAGGTCCTGGCGCTGGTCGAGAAATGGAAGGGCGTGCGCGCGAACACCGCCGCCGTGGCTCCGCATCTCGACGGCGCCAAGCCGGCCGCCGTGCACAGCGACCATCTCGGCGCGTCGACGTTCATCGAGAAGGGATGGCACAAGATCTCGGCCGGCGAGTACGCCGAGGCGGATACGATGCTCACGAAGGCGCTCGAGCTGTCGCCGGGAGATCCCCAGGCCGAGTCCCTCCTCGGCTGGTCGCTGATGCTCCAGGACCGGTACGACGACGCGCTCGTCAGCTTCCAGCGCGTTCTGGTTCGGGAGCCGATTAACGCGTTGGCGCGGGTGAACCTCGGCTACATCTGCCTCAAGAAGCGTATCTTTGGAGAGGCGATCGAACATCTCTCGAGGGCGATCCGGCTCGACAACGACAAGAAGGCGACGCTGTACGCGCACTTCTATCTGGGCCTGGTCTATCTCGAGCGGGAGATGTTCGAGGACGCGCAGACGTTCTTCCAGAAGACGCTGATTCTGGGACCGAACCTCATCGAGGCGTACTTCGAGCTCGGGCGCGCGTATTGGTTCAACTCGCAGCGTGACAAGGCGACGTCGACGTGGCAGGCCGGATTTGCGGCGAACAAGTTCAATCCATGGGGAAAGCGCTGCGTCGAGGCCATCGAGACGGTGGCCGCCGGCGGCGTGCCCTGA
- a CDS encoding DUF4388 domain-containing protein, producing MAIRGNLKEASLPDVLQLLAMGKKTGCLSITHRTSFGYIYFDKGRICYASVVNRRDRLGDMLVKTGVVSQVQLDFALDAQAKRSDTPLGRLLVEQGAVSADQLREAVDVQIREAVYFLFTWHHGTFNFEADVAPEGQDQLVSINPESLLLEGARRVDEWSLVEKKIPSFDLIFEADRNRILKSDAELTDEQTCVLEQVDGMRDVQQIIDATGLVEFEVGKALLGLLNAGFIHRIGKTAPAPAAAPYGRAEEHRNLGVAFFKTGMFDESLREFRRVVELRAGDSGARYYIGLVLARQAKWEEASAALRECTTVPGAKPAVFHNLAFVLEQQHRYDEARTALNTAIERGAAKDPRVQTSLGVVCLLTGDLGTADQVLTAARALFGAKPPTPAWFHFAALAAALVGDSKRAASVLADGVSAYPHAATLHNNLAAVKERLGDYDGAYAAAERGLHEDAGVAHVHKNIGDLRYRAGRYDEALEAYSRATRANPEIGPDTYLKLGNIRLRRMEREEALRCWERALELDPDNAIVRSNLESVRQAY from the coding sequence ATGGCGATCCGCGGAAACCTCAAGGAGGCGAGCCTCCCGGACGTGCTGCAGCTCCTGGCGATGGGCAAGAAGACCGGGTGCCTCAGCATCACGCACCGCACGAGCTTCGGCTACATCTACTTCGACAAGGGGCGAATCTGCTACGCCTCGGTCGTCAATCGGCGCGACCGTCTGGGCGACATGCTCGTCAAGACCGGCGTCGTGTCGCAGGTGCAGCTCGACTTCGCGCTCGACGCGCAGGCGAAGCGCTCCGATACGCCGCTCGGCCGCCTGCTCGTGGAACAGGGCGCCGTGAGCGCCGACCAGCTGCGCGAGGCGGTGGACGTGCAGATTCGCGAGGCCGTGTATTTCCTTTTCACGTGGCACCACGGCACGTTCAACTTCGAGGCCGACGTCGCGCCCGAGGGTCAGGACCAGCTCGTGTCGATCAACCCCGAGTCGCTGCTCCTCGAGGGCGCCCGCCGCGTGGACGAGTGGAGCCTCGTCGAAAAGAAGATTCCGAGCTTCGACCTGATCTTCGAAGCGGATCGCAACCGCATTCTGAAGAGCGACGCCGAGCTCACGGACGAGCAGACGTGCGTGCTCGAGCAGGTCGACGGCATGCGCGACGTGCAGCAAATCATCGACGCGACGGGGCTCGTCGAATTCGAGGTCGGCAAGGCGCTGCTCGGGCTGCTCAACGCGGGCTTCATCCATCGCATCGGCAAGACGGCGCCGGCTCCCGCCGCGGCCCCGTACGGCCGAGCGGAGGAGCACCGCAACCTCGGCGTCGCGTTCTTCAAGACGGGAATGTTCGACGAGTCGCTGCGCGAGTTTCGCCGCGTCGTCGAGCTTCGCGCGGGAGATAGCGGGGCACGTTATTACATCGGGCTCGTGCTCGCGCGGCAAGCGAAATGGGAAGAGGCGTCGGCGGCGCTGAGGGAGTGCACGACGGTGCCGGGCGCGAAGCCCGCCGTGTTCCACAACCTGGCGTTCGTGCTCGAGCAGCAGCACCGCTACGACGAGGCGCGCACCGCGTTGAATACGGCGATCGAACGGGGCGCGGCCAAGGATCCGCGCGTGCAGACGTCGCTTGGCGTCGTGTGCCTTCTCACGGGAGATCTCGGCACGGCCGACCAAGTCCTGACCGCCGCGCGAGCGTTGTTCGGCGCCAAGCCGCCGACGCCGGCGTGGTTCCATTTCGCGGCGCTCGCCGCGGCGCTCGTCGGCGACAGCAAGCGCGCGGCGTCGGTCCTCGCCGACGGCGTGTCGGCGTACCCGCACGCCGCGACACTCCACAACAACCTCGCGGCGGTCAAGGAACGGCTCGGCGACTACGACGGGGCGTACGCCGCCGCCGAGCGCGGGCTGCACGAGGACGCCGGCGTCGCGCACGTGCACAAGAACATCGGCGACCTGCGCTATCGCGCCGGACGTTATGACGAGGCGCTCGAGGCGTACTCGCGCGCGACGCGCGCCAATCCGGAAATCGGGCCGGACACCTACCTCAAGCTCGGGAACATTCGCCTGCGGCGAATGGAGCGCGAGGAGGCGTTGCGCTGTTGGGAGCGAGCCCTCGAGCTCGACCCGGACAACGCGATCGTTCGATCGAACCTCGAATCCGTGCGGCAGGCGTACTGA
- a CDS encoding DnaA/Hda family protein translates to MQLDSKLRFDNFIVGSSNRLAVAAAHAVAEAPGTAYNPLFVYSGSGLGKTHLMSAIGHHVAQRRPSLTVAAVTLDEFVGELHAAIADGAVDAFKSRYLGIGVLLIDDIQFLTSRKETQSELLRIFNALQGDGRQIVMTSDRPPAEIADVDERLITRLAGGLIVDIGAPDFETRMAILKAKCEERGVRFRAGVIDEVGRLEFDNIRELQGALNRLIAFQALGGEPVSVDNVMTVLGDLAERRRRSTPPRPSGEFASFLTDIASAVAQHVEQWRQRVSEAIGYWSSEGYRTASLERALQESAPANGVESFLREFEGRVARLRELERLTARADASMAIHPAFRDPARLDEAEQVLERALRVASPPPGPSSAFTRSGFEVGGSNQMAVRAADAVVGAPGARYNPLFVHGPSGVGKTHLLNAIGHGLLPTTAGRGSIACVPAQLFVDELIAALQEGTVDRWRARYSAASALLLDDVQFVAGKERTQEELFHVFNSLYAEGKQLVLASDRPPRELSGLEDRLRSRFEGGLVVPMQAPDRSLRERLYARYLRDLGVEPNAEMIGYLAERAVSSVREIIGIANRIVASAEVAAVPVTIGFIRASLEPDETEPARAAALKAASDPFFLDREKVIWQWPDPAARLIEEAP, encoded by the coding sequence ATGCAGCTCGACTCGAAGCTCCGCTTCGACAACTTCATCGTCGGCTCGTCGAATCGACTGGCCGTCGCGGCCGCGCACGCGGTGGCCGAGGCGCCCGGTACGGCGTACAACCCGCTTTTCGTCTACAGCGGGTCGGGACTCGGCAAGACGCATCTCATGAGCGCGATCGGCCACCATGTCGCGCAACGGCGGCCGTCGCTCACCGTTGCCGCCGTGACGCTCGACGAGTTCGTCGGTGAGCTGCACGCGGCGATCGCCGACGGCGCGGTCGACGCGTTCAAGTCGCGCTACCTCGGCATCGGCGTCCTGCTGATCGACGACATCCAGTTCCTCACGTCGCGCAAAGAGACGCAGAGCGAGCTGCTGCGAATCTTCAACGCGCTGCAAGGCGACGGCCGGCAAATCGTCATGACGAGCGACCGGCCCCCGGCGGAGATCGCCGACGTGGACGAGCGTCTCATCACGCGGCTCGCCGGCGGGTTGATCGTCGACATCGGCGCGCCGGATTTCGAGACGCGCATGGCGATTCTCAAAGCGAAGTGCGAAGAGCGCGGCGTGCGCTTCCGCGCCGGTGTGATCGACGAAGTCGGCCGCCTGGAATTCGACAACATCCGCGAGCTGCAAGGCGCGCTCAACCGCCTGATCGCATTCCAGGCGCTCGGCGGCGAACCGGTGTCCGTCGACAACGTGATGACGGTGCTGGGCGATCTCGCCGAACGGCGACGGCGCTCGACGCCGCCGCGGCCGAGCGGCGAGTTCGCCAGCTTTCTCACGGACATCGCGTCGGCGGTCGCGCAGCACGTCGAGCAATGGCGGCAGCGCGTTTCCGAGGCGATCGGATACTGGTCGAGCGAGGGCTATCGCACCGCGAGCCTCGAGCGCGCACTCCAGGAAAGCGCGCCGGCGAACGGCGTCGAGTCCTTTCTCCGCGAATTCGAGGGCCGCGTCGCGCGGCTGCGCGAGCTGGAGCGACTGACCGCGCGCGCCGACGCGTCGATGGCGATCCATCCGGCGTTCCGCGACCCGGCCCGTCTCGACGAGGCGGAGCAGGTGCTCGAGCGGGCGCTTCGCGTGGCGTCGCCGCCGCCGGGGCCGTCGTCCGCGTTCACGCGTTCCGGCTTCGAGGTCGGCGGGAGCAACCAGATGGCGGTGCGCGCCGCGGACGCCGTCGTCGGCGCGCCGGGGGCGCGCTACAACCCGCTGTTCGTCCACGGTCCGAGCGGCGTCGGGAAGACGCATCTGCTGAACGCGATCGGTCACGGGCTGCTCCCGACGACGGCGGGTCGCGGATCGATCGCGTGCGTGCCGGCGCAACTCTTCGTCGACGAGTTGATCGCGGCCTTGCAGGAAGGGACGGTCGATCGCTGGCGCGCCCGCTACAGCGCCGCGTCGGCGTTGCTGTTGGACGACGTGCAGTTCGTCGCCGGGAAAGAGCGCACGCAGGAAGAGCTCTTCCACGTTTTCAATTCGCTGTACGCCGAGGGCAAGCAACTCGTGCTGGCGAGCGACCGGCCGCCGCGCGAGTTGTCGGGGCTCGAGGACCGCTTGCGTTCGCGATTCGAGGGCGGGCTCGTCGTCCCGATGCAGGCGCCCGATCGTTCACTCCGGGAACGTCTCTACGCCCGCTACCTCCGCGATCTCGGCGTCGAACCGAACGCGGAGATGATCGGCTATCTCGCCGAGCGCGCGGTGTCGAGCGTACGCGAGATCATCGGCATCGCCAATCGCATCGTGGCGTCGGCCGAAGTCGCCGCGGTGCCCGTGACGATCGGCTTCATCCGCGCCTCGCTCGAACCCGACGAGACGGAGCCGGCGCGCGCCGCGGCGCTCAAGGCGGCGAGCGATCCGTTCTTCCTCGACCGCGAGAAGGTGATCTGGCAGTGGCCGGATCCCGCGGCCCGATTGATCGAGGAGGCGCCATGA
- a CDS encoding roadblock/LC7 domain-containing protein — translation MSASLRPVLETLTRQRGVRASLIVSEKDGLVIDSSLRFGQDGERVAALAASVYRKARLSAKAAQLGAVTFLQLDAERGRICVAGAGTDLVIVTVADPAANVGLIRMELFKALELIA, via the coding sequence ATGAGCGCGTCGCTCCGCCCCGTCCTCGAAACCCTCACACGCCAGCGTGGCGTGCGGGCGAGCTTGATCGTCTCGGAAAAAGACGGTCTCGTGATCGATTCCAGTCTCCGGTTCGGCCAGGATGGCGAGCGCGTAGCGGCGCTCGCCGCATCCGTGTATCGCAAGGCGCGTTTGTCGGCGAAAGCCGCCCAGCTGGGGGCGGTGACGTTCTTGCAGCTCGACGCGGAACGGGGCCGCATTTGCGTCGCCGGCGCGGGGACCGACCTCGTGATCGTGACGGTGGCCGACCCCGCGGCGAACGTGGGGCTGATTCGGATGGAACTGTTCAAGGCCCTGGAGCTGATCGCATGA
- a CDS encoding chemotaxis protein CheW, whose translation MFRDGVARVLVFRVGSERFAVSLPAVAEVIESPELQRMPDAPEHVRGVATLRGELLSVYDPLALLGVSGAGNRAPSDVAPDSSAESTAGATLVFNPGGGHCVGLAVDDVYDAITIGESELRGVPGSDGSDGALMGLVLRGSELIGVLDVRALLDGVLATTPGEETT comes from the coding sequence ATGTTCCGTGACGGCGTGGCGCGAGTTCTCGTCTTCCGGGTTGGCAGTGAACGCTTCGCCGTCTCGCTGCCGGCAGTCGCCGAAGTCATCGAGTCCCCGGAGCTCCAACGAATGCCCGACGCGCCGGAACACGTTCGCGGCGTCGCGACGCTGCGCGGAGAGTTGCTCTCGGTCTACGACCCGCTCGCACTTTTGGGCGTGTCGGGGGCAGGGAATCGCGCGCCCTCCGATGTCGCGCCGGATTCGAGCGCCGAGTCGACGGCGGGTGCGACGCTCGTCTTCAATCCCGGCGGCGGCCACTGCGTCGGCCTGGCCGTTGACGACGTGTACGACGCCATCACGATCGGCGAGTCCGAGCTGCGCGGCGTGCCCGGGAGCGACGGCTCCGACGGCGCGCTCATGGGCCTGGTGCTGCGCGGGTCGGAGTTGATCGGGGTGCTGGACGTGCGCGCGTTGCTCGACGGTGTGCTGGCGACGACGCCAGGAGAAGAGACCACATGA
- a CDS encoding GTPase domain-containing protein yields the protein MSLVNYATREITCKIVYYGPGRSGKTTNLHYIYEQVPADRRGKMVSLATQTDRTLFFDFLPLDLGTISGFTTRFQLYTVPGQVYYQTTRKLVLQGADGVVFVADSQARQLDENIESFQDLHANLGDQGVDARAVPLVIQYNKQDLPSELILEAGTLSDALNFRGVPEFSADALHGPGVFETLRSISELVLKRLSAGSPTATARVTARAG from the coding sequence ATGTCCCTCGTCAACTACGCCACCAGAGAGATTACGTGCAAGATCGTCTATTACGGACCCGGGCGGTCCGGAAAAACGACGAATCTGCACTACATCTATGAGCAGGTCCCCGCGGACCGGCGGGGGAAGATGGTGTCGTTGGCGACGCAAACCGACCGCACGCTGTTCTTCGATTTCCTCCCGCTCGACCTCGGCACCATCTCCGGCTTCACCACCCGCTTTCAGCTCTACACCGTCCCCGGACAGGTCTACTATCAGACCACGCGCAAGCTCGTCCTCCAAGGCGCCGACGGCGTCGTTTTCGTCGCCGACAGCCAGGCGCGCCAGCTCGACGAGAACATCGAGAGCTTTCAGGACCTCCACGCCAACCTCGGCGACCAGGGCGTGGACGCTCGCGCCGTGCCGCTCGTGATCCAGTACAACAAGCAGGACCTGCCGAGCGAGTTGATCCTCGAGGCCGGCACGTTGTCCGACGCGCTCAATTTTCGCGGCGTCCCCGAATTCTCCGCCGACGCGCTCCACGGCCCGGGCGTCTTCGAGACGCTGCGCTCCATCTCCGAGCTCGTCCTCAAACGTCTCAGCGCCGGGTCGCCGACGGCCACCGCGCGCGTGACGGCGCGCGCCGGGTAA
- a CDS encoding protein-glutamate O-methyltransferase CheR, which yields MVDRALGDFLALTRKISDERGFGCASYKEKCLQRRIAVRMRARGVHTYSEYSRVLDDDASEYDRLLDALTINVTKLFRNWDAYRAVSTHVVPALWSAPLSTIRVWSAGCSSGHEPYSLAVLFHRHADEQQALSRLSRVDVVGTDIDRRSLTAARHGQFSEPDFADTPADLRARYFSSSAPFTLSPSVRGMVRFEKRDLLTDGPPAGGPFHLIACRNVLIYFDRDTQTRLFEMFHDALAPGGFLLLGKVETVLGPARARLVAVDARERIFRRK from the coding sequence ATGGTCGACCGGGCCCTCGGCGACTTTCTCGCCCTGACGCGCAAGATCTCCGACGAACGGGGATTCGGCTGCGCGAGCTACAAGGAAAAGTGTCTGCAGCGGCGCATCGCGGTGCGGATGCGCGCTCGCGGCGTGCATACCTACAGCGAGTACTCGCGCGTGCTGGACGACGACGCGTCGGAGTACGACCGCCTGCTCGACGCCCTCACGATCAACGTCACGAAGCTGTTCCGAAACTGGGATGCGTATCGCGCGGTCTCGACGCACGTGGTGCCCGCGCTCTGGTCGGCGCCGCTGTCGACGATTCGCGTTTGGAGCGCCGGTTGCTCTTCAGGACACGAGCCCTATTCGCTCGCCGTGCTCTTTCATCGGCATGCCGACGAGCAACAAGCGCTCTCGCGGCTGTCACGCGTCGACGTGGTGGGAACCGACATCGACCGTCGCTCGCTGACGGCCGCGCGGCACGGCCAGTTCTCCGAACCAGACTTCGCCGACACGCCGGCCGATCTTCGAGCGCGCTATTTCTCGTCGAGCGCGCCGTTCACTCTCTCGCCGTCGGTCCGCGGCATGGTGCGGTTCGAGAAACGCGACCTCCTCACCGACGGCCCGCCGGCGGGCGGCCCCTTTCACCTGATCGCCTGCCGCAACGTGCTGATCTACTTCGACCGCGACACGCAAACGCGGCTGTTCGAAATGTTCCACGACGCGCTCGCGCCGGGCGGCTTCCTGCTGCTCGGCAAAGTCGAAACCGTGCTCGGGCCGGCGCGCGCCAGGTTGGTCGCCGTCGACGCGCGCGAACGCATCTTCCGCCGCAAATGA
- a CDS encoding tetratricopeptide repeat protein, giving the protein MADDVRRWSEELAREPGSLVFLQLGDALRRQQQLDLAHKVALRGLERHPHNADAHDLLARIAVDRRDFARARDEWNAVLRLVPGHPGALKGLGYLSFQQGRVDDAERYLTDAAATDGTSVASALRAVRHASGSYAAIAVNAAANPAANPAANPAAYVPPERTNDSRRLFATLLVDDGQTALLLDANGLVLAGVYIDAQGADVSQDVGAQLSGISDEVRRSTKYLDVGEWRSITFETRGTVVAMSPSEDGGLLVVAASKVTPLGLLRRLLDRCSVRASAWLRKGAADGDGKVTQ; this is encoded by the coding sequence ATGGCTGACGACGTCCGCCGTTGGAGCGAAGAGCTCGCGCGCGAGCCGGGGAGCCTCGTGTTCCTCCAACTCGGTGACGCGCTGCGCCGGCAGCAGCAGCTCGATTTGGCGCACAAGGTGGCGCTCCGCGGTCTCGAGCGGCATCCGCACAATGCCGACGCGCACGACCTTCTCGCGCGGATCGCCGTGGACCGTCGCGACTTCGCTCGCGCGCGGGACGAATGGAACGCGGTTCTGCGTCTCGTGCCCGGCCACCCCGGCGCGCTCAAAGGGCTCGGCTATCTGAGCTTCCAGCAGGGGCGCGTGGACGACGCCGAGCGCTATCTCACGGATGCGGCGGCGACCGACGGGACCTCCGTCGCGAGCGCGCTGCGCGCGGTCCGCCATGCCTCGGGCAGCTACGCGGCGATCGCCGTCAACGCGGCCGCGAACCCGGCCGCGAACCCGGCCGCGAACCCGGCCGCGTACGTGCCGCCGGAGCGCACGAACGATTCACGCCGGTTGTTCGCGACGCTGCTCGTGGACGACGGACAGACTGCGCTTCTGCTCGACGCGAATGGACTGGTGCTTGCCGGCGTGTACATCGACGCGCAGGGCGCCGACGTGTCGCAGGACGTGGGGGCGCAGCTCAGCGGCATCTCGGACGAGGTGCGCCGATCGACGAAATACCTCGACGTCGGCGAGTGGCGCTCGATCACGTTCGAGACTCGCGGAACGGTCGTCGCCATGTCGCCGAGCGAGGACGGCGGGCTGCTGGTCGTCGCGGCGTCGAAGGTCACCCCGCTGGGCCTTCTCCGGCGCCTGCTGGATCGGTGTTCGGTCCGCGCGTCGGCGTGGTTGCGGAAGGGTGCGGCGGACGGGGACGGGAAGGTGACCCAATGA